TTAAAGTACTCCTTAAAAGTCACTCTGTGTGTTTTCAATCGGGACTGCCGTAACACGTAGCATTTGCAGGCTCAGACATTTAAAAGACTCCAGAACAAAGGCGCACAATAAGCCTATCTGAAGTGACATGAAATGTGAGGTAAACACTCGCTTTGCTTTACAGGAGTTCGTTTCGTTGTTTTTTAGCAGCTGTAGAACCGCGGGCATTCGCTGACAGCCACGCCGAGCGCTGACAGAACGCCGTGAGCCTCATCGTCTCAGTTACCAGGCATCCTCGGAGACTCTCACTCCAGATTACTCCCCTTCAGTTTGAAAACGCGCAGAATCCCTGGGGGTCGGCGCACAGGTCGCTGGGTGAAGCTGACGGGCCCTCTCTCCCGCCCTCCCGCTTCCAGGCGGGATGGACGGCGCCTCGCCCTCCCCGCCACGGAACGTTTAGAGGCCGGAACCTGCCGGCCGCCTGGCGAGGAAGAGGcgggggaagagaaaagagaggaCGCGGCGGCGCCGCCATTGCACAGGTCCCGCTCCCGCCGCTATTCCCGGCCTGTCCCGGCCATGTACCGGCCGGGATTCCGCGCACCGACACCTCCCTACGCGGGCGGCGGCGTCCGGAGCCCTCCCTCCGGCGGAGGGGCCCTGCCGCCCTCTCCGCGGGGCTACGGAAGCCCCCACCACACGCCGCCCTACGGCCACCGGCCCGGGCCGTACGGCAGCGGCCTCTCGCCCCGAGGCCCTGGGTTCTACGGGCGCTTCGGGAGCCCCTCGCCGGGGGCACAGACCCCGCGCAGGCCGCAGAGCGTCAGTCCGCGGTACCCGGCTCCGTACGGCGGCGCGTCCCCGGCCGGAGCGCCTCTGCACCCGCCGCCGCAGCACAAGCGCTCGCCCGGCGGCTTCCAGAGGCACTTCCAGGTATGGGGGAAGGCggagagggacacggggagggagGTGCTGTTTCTGCTTCACAGCGGGGCCCGTAGCCCGCAGAGGGCTTGTGCCAGCGCAGCATCCACCCGCCAGCAGGATTTTCGGGGGAGAGCGAGGCTTGAGCCGCATTGAGCAACGTTCAGTTTTTCCTCCGCCCGTTCCCCCGGGGTAGAGGGGACGGACAGAGCACAGGCAGCTGTGAGATGAGGATAGGGAAGAGGGCCCCAGTCCTGACGGGTTGCGAAGACACAAGAGctttcttttgcagcttttcttttgctttttctttttgcagctttctttttcatattctgCCGTGTGAAGGTAGAGAATTAAGCATCGCCCAAAACGGCAGCAAAAACCTCTTTGTCCTGTACGTGcctccctttggtcagttttcTCTAATGCAGAGGTGAAGCGTGGTGTGTTTTTACTTTGCCCGTGTTGTCCTCCCATCATGGGAGCTGCCCTATCCACACTCGGAGTTTTCAGGGACACGGACGGAGAAAAGGAGTGCTCTGTTAAAGAGAAGCTGAGGATCCTTTGAGCAGAAACGAAAGCATCTGTTGTGATAATAGACTCTCATTTTAAAGTCTTTGCATTGCACGGAAAGCTTCTGTTTGTATAGTTTTCCTGAAAGCCATCAACAATAGGTTCTGTGAGTTAAGCTTTTTTTTAGCTGTGTTACTTGTAGCATGTGACTGGCAATGCACACAGGGATGTCAGTTCTCAGAATAACAACTTTATGTATATGACTGGCTTTATGCAATATTAGAGAAACCTTCAAAGTGTAACAAATGACACGTGCAGTACAATGATAAAATTTTTTGTGCTCTTATTGATACTTGAAGGCTTGAAGTATAATGAAGTCACATGTTAATAGAGATTAGTAAAATCTTAATGTGCCTGCACTGCATTGTCATGTGTCCATTGAAAACTagtattttgttcttttcttatGATGTAGTTAACTCAGGAGTCTCACAGTTGGTGGAAGGGAATCATTATAAAATTTATACATTTTCTTCAGCACAACAGCAGAGTCTCTCCTGGTGTGGAAACCAACAGATTGCTTAACCTCAGTGCCTTTTGAAAAAGCCAAGCTTGTGGCATTTCTGCTGTAGAATCTGGAGGGATAATTTATGTCATCGATGTCTAATTTCCCTTCAAAAGATCACtctttaagcttttttttcaaaGCCTGCCTTAGAATTAATTGAGCAGAAGAATATGCAGGAATCCTTTTGTCTTTAGTTTTAGTCAGAACTGTTTCATGTCAGGACCTGAGGACAGGAACCCACCTATAGGTTCATAGGCTCCATTCTTGATGTAAGAAACCTGCCATAAAGTCAGGTTGCATTCTGAGGTAAGAAACATGACGTAAAGAATACACAAGTTTGAATCCAGTCTCAGACTGTCACAACatcttcccttctcccatttCCTTCTTTAGACCTTGTGAGTAGTTTAGGAGCACTGGCCTGATGGCAATTCCTTCAGAGACTCAGAGGATGTTGAATTTCTGTAGCTTTGCCCAGGACTGAAGAAATGCATGAGTCTGCGCTTTTACATGTGTACACATGAGCTGTTCTGCCTGGGAGGGCAGTAGAGGCAATCACAGAGGGAGTTAGTCTCATAAACCATGAGTCCTCATTTGCTTTGGTGTGGACAAGGATCTCTGCCCTTGAGGCCGTAAATAGATTCAGGTAGAAAGCCTTTATGCATTTTCTAAGTATCAGATTTCTTGTGATGCATGTGCATTGTCCCCTCTCCTCTGTAGATCCTGTTAAGTGAACTATAGTGCCTCTGACATTTATGATGCTACAGTCACTTTTGAGATGAAAGTTTTAAGTGGCCCTTTAAAATTGCATTGGAAAATCCAAAAGACAGTTTATGTTTACTTTAGTGTTCTATTAATGTCATGCCATTAGCATTCTGTACTCATTTTGTGCTCGCAGACTTTTGTTCtttgaaacaaacagaaaacttgAAGAAAAGCATACAGAGCTTGTTTTTTCTGAAATGGCTAACTCAGCGTTTATGTGGCCAGTAGTTAACAGCACTTTCTGGTTTTTGCACAGAGGTGCTTCTACTTTATATTTTATGAAAACATGTTTGTGGAAACAAGGgtatgtagtgacaggacaagggagaatgccTTTAAACTGTAAGAGAGTAAATTTACATTGGATATAAGAGAGAAGTTCtgtactgtgagggtggtgagacactggaacaggttgcctggagaagttgtggatgcacCATCCAcattgttcaaggccaggctggatggggctttaagCAGCCCggactagtggaaggtgtccatgcCCTCGGGAGgaaggttggaactagatgatctttaaggttccttccaaaccaaaccattctgtgattcatctTTGTTGTGTTTCTTATCTCCAGTTAGAATTCACTTAGTGGTAATGTTTTGTTTCCTACACTCAGCAGGAATTAGTGAACTAGCTACAAGCAGCAGGTGTGTAGTGGTGTGGATCAAAAATTattacagaaagtaaaagaaacacCACCCTTTTGAAATGGTACAGTTgtgatttttgtgttttctgaataTGCCAGCAGCTATAATTACATCAGGTGAAGCAAGCTGATGAAGGGAGTGACTGTTCCTAGTTTCAAGGCAGTATTACTCCACTCAGTAACATGTTAATGAATAGCACCAAAAGATGTTGGTTTTTACTCTTAAGGAGAGATTTGTTATCTGGAGAAAAAGTACTGAGAATAGATTGACTGGTTTTTTAAGCAACATTCATTGAAAAAGGCTGTTGACATTAGTGACAAATAGAAAGTTTTTTAAGCTGTCTTTGGTACCAAATAGTGCCTCTTTCACTGAATGGTTTCTCTTATACAGGTAGGGCTGTTTTCCACTGGCCTATAATGTCAATAATcacattttgattttcttccctaaaaaaaattcagagaggaaaaagcaTATGATGACTAGTATTCTAAACTTAAATAATCTACATGCTTAAATTTAACATGTACTGAAGGCTCTCAATCTAGTATTACATACTAATAAATTTCCTAGATTTCAAAAAAGCTAAAATGTCAGTGTTACTGATTACCTGCATCATATTGTAGTGAAATTTAAGGTTATTAAATAAATCCATACAAATGAGCCTTACCATTGAATTATTTTGCTGCTTCACTGAATATTGCAGATCATTATATCAGCTCAGGTTTCTTTTGCCCTCTGCAGATTAAACACAGCAATAAATAAGCTCCACATTCAATCGATTTTACAATGTCAAAGTTAAAAGGTGTTCATTAAATGTGGTGGTTTAGAGATGGTGGGGATTTGTGTTTATTTAGGACAGAATGCACTGTGAACTGATGTTTCACTAAATGTGAGTGCTTAACATAAATGTCACTTTTGCTAGAGAATGTCAGCTTACTCTAGGAAACTCCATGTCCCTTAGAAAGCTTTTAGATGTATTCTGAGGTGATTCTCTGACCCTCATGGGGTTTGATACAGTATAGTAAATCACCACCTTTTAGAAATTCTTCTGTTTTGAAATCGTCTTAGCTACATTACCTAACTGCCAAGAATCATTAGAAACAAGTGCCCTATAAATAAGACATGGATGTTCCCACATTTGATCATGTATCCATTATCATCAAACTTTAGGAGTTCCTGGAAAGTTCTTGCTGGAAACACATCAACATGTTCCTGCCACTGCACATTAGCAGAAATAGGTTCAAACTGTGTGAGTGAAATCTACTCTTCTGGCTAAACACTGGGTCTTTCACTTTATGGCATCATTTCTCAGTTTTGCTCAGAAATTGTTTCATGTGATCTATTTACATAGATGCTGTTAGGGCTTACTAGTCAAATTCAAATACCATCACTGCTGATGCAAAAATTCAGGGGTGCTGGGGTTGTGAGGGAAAGCAGCCATTAATCAAGTGCTTTTACCCTGCTTTACAAAATCTGATAACCAGCCTCAAGGCATCCTGTTGTTCTAACCATACAGAATGCAATGGACATGCTTGGAGATTATTGTCTATCTGTAGTATGGGTTGTTTACCTTTGgttaaaacaaattaatttaaaaaaatacagctttagACAGAACCTCACTTTTTAGAGGAGTGAATCTGAGGAGAACAATGGATGATGCTAACAGGAGAAAATTATTATAGGAGTTCCTTTATGTCACAGCCCTCTTTAAGCTGCAGACTTGTAGCAGCTTTACAGAAGCAATTGTTGTGATCCctgatcttaaaaaaaatatgaaaagctCCCTGCAAAAGTCAGTACCCACTCCATCACTGATTACCATTGAGATTGTATATAAAATAAAGTCATCTGTTCTCAAATTTCATAGAACACTAGTTTGGTTgaaggaggattttttttcagtgaattctTTGTAGCTATTTCAGTTATACAATACTGTGTTCAATCTGTAAGTACTTAATATTTGACTTCTGCTCTTGTTAATATTGTCAGCTCTTCCTCAGTCTCTAACTCCCTGTTTTGTTGTTCAGCTTTTGTTAGACATGGTGACAGATTATGAAAAATAGTATGAGCTGCTTTTCTGCACCTATGTGTCAGACTGATGTAAGCAAGTTTTTTGGAGAAGCCTGTGGTGGTGCTTTTTTCTTATCCTGGTAAATCATCACTCATAAGTAAAATACATTAAAGTTAAtatttcctggggaaaatgcAAGCAAGGTGTAGTAATTACAACTAATAATCAGCTTCAGAGCTCTACTACAGTAAAACAaaagatttaaattttttttttaacttaattttttttttttttttttttttttagtttgaatTAGACTATTAAATGTTTCTTTACCTGATGGTTTTCTTCCAAAGGGATCACCCAGGACATCTACTCCATTTGGTACAGCgcatggcagagagaaaagagtgTCTAATGATGTGGAAAACTATTACAGACCTTCAATGCTTGAGGACCCATGGGCTGGCCTAGAGCCAGTTTCTGTTACAGACATAAACCAGCAATACAGCAGTGAGCAAACAACATGTACTGGTAAAAAAGGGAGGTATTTCAGCTAACACTTTTAAATGCCAAATAACTCCATCTTGTCAGGAAACCTTTGGGACAGAATCTTTACACTTAAACAAGATGAACAATAATCAAGACCTTAGATAATACTTTTATTTCATCACATGTCCACCCTTTTATCCTACcttttttttattgcattgGATATTTTTATGTATGGGAGGCAAAAGGAGTGGTAGAAAAACTTATATTTCTGGCTATGTGGAAGTGCCTGCCAGCTCCGAAGAACAAAATGTTCTTTAATCAccagcgactgatttgtgactGTTAAAACAAGTTTTCATATAATTACCTCTCCCATGCCAGATTGTTAGCCTTTTATTGTAAAGTCTCTTAGGAAGTATTTTTTATGTTTCAACATTTTTAGAATGAAATAacttggaaataaaattaagttttgtAAATCCTTGTTTTGTATTGTATAAAGAATATTTTAGGAGCTTGTTAAGGTGTACACGTTAACACAGTAGTTCATAACAGTGAAATTAGGTGACTTCTGTAAATGTGCCTGTATGCTGTAGTTGATGTCTGGTTTTGTGCATAGTAATTTTTGTTAATTGCAGTGTAATGTGAAGTTGAAACATGACTTTTAGGCATCTCAGGAAACAAGTGTATTGGTTTTGGAAAATTTAATTTGTTGAACTGACTCTTGAGTCACAAATTTAATTCAGAAGTCATTTGCTTTTGTGTTTAGAATCGATATATTTGGATCAATATTAGAAATTTCTGGATTATAGTAACAAGTCTGTTCAATGGCAATTTAAGTCTAAAGAGCACATAAAACATCAAActtaaataaatgcaaatgttCTTTCTGGATCCACCTCCTAGAATAGTACAGAATGAATGACAGTTTTTGTTATACAGTTGACATTAGTACATGCATAGcatctttttttaatctgttttatatttttcagttattttttatttttacttacagCAGGCATTCTTGCCAGGAGAAttgttttgtgtgtgtacaTGCTATATTTTTGTACTGAAGAGGAGAGTAatgagttgggtttttttagagcTTGTCTTTACATGCAAGATCTATGCTTAAATCCAGTAGTGAATATCATAATCTAGAATAAAAAAGAACTAGTTCCAGCTGCAGGCATGTTCTTAACTTGCCATGTTAAGCCTGCAGCAGTAGATAAATTTTTGTTGAACGTACCATTATTTGTTTGTTGATTTTGGCTTTTAAGCCAAGGTAGAGTGTAAAAACTTTGTTAAATAAAGCCATTAGTTGAGTTTTCAAAATCCATGTATTCTTTTAAGCTTCTTACATACTCAAGTCCTGAGGCATGGTTAGGTAGAAAAGCACAGGGAATCCCATTAAACTGTTCTTAGTAACTTGTTTTCTGCTGAGATAAAATAGTCCTCTGTACTCCCTATCTGTTTCAGCATAAGATGTGTTAGGTTAATACTGCCTTCAGGAACAACTTCAAACTGTAAGGGGGGGGTTAATATGTTGAAATGTGCTAAGTCTGTTGTACTCTTAGGACCAGAATCTGAAGTATGTcacttctctcttccctcagttGACCCTGTTATTTTAGTATTACATCTGAAAAGGCTTCTGCAGAGAACTGAGAACATAATGCCTGCTGGATATCAAGAATGGTTAACTCTTCATCCCAGAATCAAAACAACTGTGCCTTAAATGGCAGCTATCAGTATTGTTATCTGCAATAGGTACCAGCGAAATTGAGATGACTTGACAAGTTGTAGTCTTCAGAATTTATACATAAGTTAATCAGTGTCATTGTGAAAAGTGAAGtgtaaaattttctttccttttttttttttttttaaaccttgcCAGGTGCTGTAaagctcacaaaaaaaaaagaagttgttgTGTGCTTAACCAAGTCACCTTTTTTGTTGCCATTTCCTATGTGATTGAATGCAATTTCTTTTTTGCAATATTTGGTGATCTTGGGGAAACATGATTTTATTTAAGAGAGTAAAGGCGTGATGTGTTCTCAACTGGACATGAGAAGAGTCTGGGTTtggaagggagaaaggaaaggtaAGGGATTCCTGAGAGAAAAGAGACTGTTGGATGTGGGACTTCTTACACAGTAGCCAGTATGAGCTGCCCTTGCGCATTGCAAAGATGGATTTTTCCACTTTGGCATTGCAGTTGACCCAGGCATCAAAGCCAGACTCCTCTGGTAATAACTCTTAACTCTTGGAACCGGGTGTCAGACATCAGTGAAGGTAAATGTTCCAGAAAGAGAACTGAGGAAATAATCTTGAAGCACTGTTTAATCCATGCAGACCTTCCACAATGCCATCTGTTaagctgctgctccagtgtACTTCAGGATATGACCCAACAATTTTAAGTACATTATACTACTAAAGACTCCAATCATTTGGTCAAGAGTCAGCACCAAAAACTTAAAAATGATTCACCTTTCTGATTCTGGGAGAAATTCTACAATTATGGTAAATTTTAAATATGTCGTTGAAGAGTTGTAAAGTGCATGAACACATGTTCAGAACTATAAATATAATGTACTTAAAGCCAATTTAAGCTTTGCCTTTTTTGCCATGATATCCTGGAAGCTTAAGCACTTAACTCCTCaccagtttttttttctttttaccataTGGCAAACATTGTTTTCCCCACATGTTTCTGATGGAGAGAGGATATATCACTTCCTCATTTGTTAATGAAGCCACTTCATAGTAACAGTATGACTCTGGAAATAGCATCTGATGATAAAATATAAAGCACAAAATACATCCTTTCTTCATGAGCCCATGAAACAAAGTAGTGCTTGTTGTGTTAATGAAGAGATTCTTTTGTAATGAACACAGTATATGGGCATTGCTCTTTCTTCAACAGACTTCTTAAATTTTAAGGTAAGTTAGcttatttttcagaagtttGTGTTCATACACTTTTCCATTCTGTTTTGTTTGCCTTGTGTTTGTCTATGAAGTCCATTTGACTTTCTCTTTAGTTGTTGTAGAGAAGTTGTATAACTTGTAACTAACTCTTCTagcaaaaaattaattcatttgtTGCTGTTTGCTTCTGTCTTTAAGAGT
This genomic interval from Aphelocoma coerulescens isolate FSJ_1873_10779 chromosome 2, UR_Acoe_1.0, whole genome shotgun sequence contains the following:
- the MPLKIP gene encoding M-phase-specific PLK1-interacting protein — protein: MYRPGFRAPTPPYAGGGVRSPPSGGGALPPSPRGYGSPHHTPPYGHRPGPYGSGLSPRGPGFYGRFGSPSPGAQTPRRPQSVSPRYPAPYGGASPAGAPLHPPPQHKRSPGGFQRHFQGSPRTSTPFGTAHGREKRVSNDVENYYRPSMLEDPWAGLEPVSVTDINQQYSSEQTTCTGKKGRYFS